The proteins below are encoded in one region of Carettochelys insculpta isolate YL-2023 chromosome 32, ASM3395843v1, whole genome shotgun sequence:
- the LOC142004469 gene encoding olfactory receptor 10A4-like: protein MEKIKGRNQTPIAEFIILGFGNGPELQPLVFLLFLLIYIATVAGNSLTIVLVIADHHLHTPMYYFLGHLSFLEVCYTSAFLPPLLASLLSRDRTISAKVCVGQLVIYGGLSTTETVMLSAMSYDRDPGGNQTISDVFVLVGFSYLKELQILLFVVLVVIYLLTLMGNLLVILLIKLSPSLHTPMYFFLVNLSASEICFTSSVVPQLLAHLLVEEKTISIAACAAGMYINAITGLTQCCLLTAMAYDRYVAICHPLHYTTIMSGQACALLVGASWAAGISVEVPLTMWIFSLPFCGSNRIQHFFCDFPPVLNMACADTSQIEAVGLTVTVVFTLCPFLLTLLSYARFISTILKLPSAEGRRKAFSTCSSHLTVVTVSYVTVIITYLVPNTGSTTESDLLISLLNTIVSPALNPIIYTLRNKEVKGALRKTVQKSSFSHHWRN from the exons ATggagaaaataaaaggaagaaatcaAACGCCCATCGCGGAATTCATCATCTTAGGATTcgggaatggccctgagctgcagcctctTGTCTTCCTGCTCTTTCTACTCATCTACattgcaactgtggctgggaacAGCCTCACCATCGTGTTAGTTATAGCTGACCAccaccttcacacccccatgtactacttCCTGGGGCACTTGTCCTTCCTGGAGGTCTGTTACACCTCCGCCTTCCTGCCTccgctgctggccagtctcctgtcTAGGGACAGAACCATCTCTGCCAAGGTTTGCGTCGGGCAATTGGTTATCTATGGTGGCTTGTCAACTACAGAAACCGTGATGCTCTCGGCCATGTCTTACGATcg cgaccctggagggaaccagactaTATCTGATGTGttcgtcctggtggggttctcgtaccttaaggagctgcaaatccttctgtttgtggtgcttgtggtcatctacctgctcaccctgatggggaacctgctggttatcctgctgataaagctgagcccctccctccacacccccatgtatttcttcctggtgaacctgtctgcctcggaaatctgcttcaccagcagtgtggtccctcagctgctggctcacctcctggtggaggaaaagaccatctccattgcagcttgtgcagcaggGATGTACATCAATGCCATCACGGGcctcacacaatgctgcctcctcacagccatggcctacgaccgctacgtggccatatgtcatcccctgcactacacaaccatcatgagtggCCAGGCATGTGCTCTGCTCGTGGGGGcttcatgggctgctggcatctcgGTAGAAGTTCCTCTGACtatgtggatcttcagcctgcccttctgtggatCCAACCGCATCCAGCACTTCTTCTGTGACTTCCCACCAGTGCTGAacatggcatgtgccgacacgtcgCAGATTGAGGCTGTAGGTCTCACGGTGACAGTTGTGTTCACCCTGTGTCCTTTCTTGTTGACACTCCTGTCCTACGCCCGCTTTAtttccaccatcctcaagctgccatcggcagagggaaggcgtaaagccttctccacctgctcctcccacctcacggtggtgacTGTGTCCTATGTTACTGTCATTATCACCTACCTGGTacccaacactggctccactacagagagtgacctgTTGATTTCCCTTTTGAACACAATCGTCTCTCCagcgttgaaccccataatttacactctgaggaacaaagaggtgaaaggagccttgagaaaaactgtacagaagagcagcttttctcaccactggagaaactag